A segment of the Drosophila gunungcola strain Sukarami unplaced genomic scaffold, Dgunungcola_SK_2 000072F, whole genome shotgun sequence genome:
AATCATGCCTCCCGTTTGAGCTGGGAACCTTCTGTCTTTCTGTTTGGCACGTAATTCACCAATTTGGCGAGTGGCTGAAAAAAggcttttgaatttttaattggaaagGCATTCGTGCGTGCCATCTCCGATGCCCTTCTGGACCCTCCTTCCCGGGTAAGTGTTGTAATAACAACAATTTGGTATCTCCGCCCATATCCCTTTTATTGGGCTTGTCTGCTGCTTATCATTTGACAGCCTCCGGCTGCGGAGAGAACCCTTATCAAAAGCGAGGGACGTCACATTATATTGAGCTAAAATCAGTTTACAACATGTGGGAGAAAAGGGGGAGAAATAGAAATGCCAGAGCAAACACGGATGGGAAATCTATTTAGAATTTACCCATTTTCCTTGTCACATCTAACTAAAGAAAGTGATGATGAGGGGACTGCGAGTTGAACTCTGCAAGGTTATTGCACAGCACAATGTCATCAATCAAACTCGGCTTGTTACCTCCTTGAAACTCGCAATCCTACAATAATTGCGAAAATGTCAGCTAATGGCAATAATTTGGAGAGGGTGTTGTCTTCAATGACATTCATTTTGGCCCTTGACTCCTTGAACCTAAGTTTAGAttccaatttaattgaaaattgttttcagaGTCCGAACGGGGATTCATTATTAGACACTTGGTTCGTGATTGGGAacccaaaaaacaatattttatttgataataagCCAAGCTTAAATCTATAGAAAATTCCACTTTGGGTGAATAAAAAACCCGCCGAGGGTCCCCAAGTATCTTTTTCAACGGTAGAATTACTCAAAAACAATTACATTCAATGTTTAACAATTTTGAGTTTGCTCTAAAGCtggaataatataaataattaagttcCTTTGAAATACAATGCAACCAAACCTTCTTAGCTTCAACATCGTTCTGGATTTTGcaatcaaaaaaatgttattgtcagttaaagcaaaattataatattcttcaggcatttatttataaaatcgaaataaacatatattaaacGTGATTTGGctcgttttgtttaaatacatataaatctTGTATGCAGGTTATTGTTTgtcatttaaaatactttaatataCTCTGTCAAGaataaaaacgtattttacttaataaacatacattttatttggaaCGTAAACACATGAGAGTTTCTTGGAAAACTTGCAGAAAGTGCTGAGAGAATATTGAAGGGCTTTTTtagcgttaaaaaaaaaaaatggtagcCGAAGCTTGTCTACGAGAAGCATTGGCAAGTCTTCTTTTTGCACTGTCCAATCCAGTGACCTTGGTGCTTGCAGTAGCTGTGGCACTGGGGGTGGTGTGGGTGGTGGGGCGAGGTGTGCTCGCACAGAGCCGGATCCGTCTGGATGTGCCGGACCTTGATGGAGACCACACGCATGCTCTTCTCGGAGGCCTCCTCGAAGTCGGTGGCGAGGTCATTGGCATCGGGGGCGGGCACATCCACCTCGACCGGATTGGCGTGTCCTTGGCCGATTAGCAGGACGGTGGTGAGGATCAGGCAGACCGCCAGGGCAAGCTTCATTGCGCACATCTtgcaggcaaacaaacaactgAGACCTTCCATTCCCAGCACCATTTCCATTCGCATTCCCTAGACCCGTTGCCGCCTTATCAGTTTtagttccagttccagttccagcCCAAGGTCACAGAGCCCAGCTCTCGCCCGTTCTAATCGCTGAAACTGGGAACTGAGAACTGAGAACTGGAAACtggaaactgaaaactgaaaacactACCCGACAACGCCCAGTGGAGATTGAGCCCCGGTTTCGGTTTGAGCTTCAGATTGCGCCCGTTTCTCAATGCTTCGACCATAGATTACCGCATgtgttcaaatatttttcaaatgcaaTTATATCTACTTAAAACAAGCCGAAGttcgtatacccttgcagctattgccaaaattaaatattctttaaaatatctaaatttcgttttatatatattgaagctatgacgatctttagctcaattattagattgttcctatggaagctaaatgaaatcgttttccaattttaatcaaattaaaaacgtagttctgaaattttaaaacattactatgttcaaaagaatttttcaaaaaaatttaaaagttaaattgtttttattttaatttttttgtcttCCGAATGTTTCttagggagctatatgctataggcGGTCGATCTTTATGAAATtgaaatcgtaattctgaaatattaaacaattactatatttcgaagaactacgacaaaaatttaaaaacagcacagccataattttatttagtttattttttcgattgttcctaaagctatatgctataggggtataaaaatgtttctgcAAAGTTTTCTGAAAAATTGTATGTAAAATGACGAGAATTTCCAAGCTCCCCTGCGTTTTGGCacacaaaattacaaatgttCAGTTAACAATTTATGcggaaatttgatttttatgttctCTGGTCTGGTGTTCTTTGCTTTTCTCACCCTGCGCCTGCCATTTTCCTGGCACGCTTTCTCCTCAGAAGTTGGTAAAATTGATGGGCAACGGACAAGCAGTtaaagaaacataaaaataccatttctTGGGTAATTTTTGGCGCACCCGCAAGCATACATACGAGGTCTTATTCGAGTctcatttgttttaaaatgaaaaaaccataaaaataatcatgATAATATtacacaataataataataataataattgcagCGCTCGAATGTAATACACAGGGAACAGCTGCCAAGCTGCTGACAACTCCTCTACACTTTTCCCCCTTTTCGACAGCCTTTTTTGCCCATACCCGTCCTAAaagtcaataaaaacaaacaacaaacaacaaacaacatttgGACTTCCGGAACACGAACCCCGTATACTCTGCTTCATATATGCAAGATAAAAATGCGACAAAGATATGGGACACAAACCAATCGCTTCTAAGGCAGTTTGGAATTAAAGAGTATATAGATTTCGGCTTCCTAAAGATAATTTAATTCTTAGTTGTTATGTATTTTTCGAGCTATTATTATAATCACATTCCTAGGTCAGGCAAAAGTGAAAAAGAATCGATAAGCTAATTTGCGAAGCGGCATAAATCGCATAAAGTACACTAGACTGAATAACAAAACATGGCAAACTTTTCTCTAAACGCTTAAATTTCATTGCTGCAAATGAAGCGCAATAAGTAGAAAAACAACAAGTGAAGGAAGTAGCTGCCAAGTGGGTGGGCTTTTGGGTGGTTACGAGGCTTAAGCGAATCGAAGAAAACAGGTGGAAAAATACGGTAAAGAAACAATTTCTGTTGTGCTCAACTTGTTGATGGCCGGGAGAAACATTTTGTCAGTGGAAAAAGTTTCAATTCGTTccttatttttccttttaattaaaaaagtttccgCCTTCTCCCTTGATATTGTTGTGGTTGGTTTGAGCGTAGAAACCCAAGTTCTTCGATGGAATCAAAATCCCTTACGCACTGGACTCCCTCAGCGGGACTTCAATTAATTCCATGAtcaaatttcccaaaaaataaTGTCTGATGATAATGATTAATCATAtcagaatatatatatctatatatatatatatatatcacaGTGGCTTGGGTGAAGGCCATATTGAAACGCTTGTCAACTAATTGGGTTTCACTTGAAGCCACACAACGATTATACCTATATAGCATCAAATACAATCTCTCCATTTCCTTTTGCTTGTTGTTaagcacacacgcacactcatTGTGGGATTCACTCGAAATGGGATGACATCGTCAAGCAACTACATGAGTTGGCAATTAATTTGTCTCTCCAGTATGAGGACGGCTCAATGCAAGCCTACCAACTGCAAATTCATAATACCCTCAAAAGCAAGAGACAAAAGagacataaaatatatataaatataaatatatatgttattttaatataaacttttcTACCTTATTGTCTTCGACTTCGTTTTCTCTGTGATCCACTCGATCCCTCCAATATTTACCCCAAAACTTGGTTCAAGGCCATCCTGAGGTGATAATGAAAGGCACAAGAGATCTTCGATTTTGTCAGGTTATGTGTGACTAGGATTCCATTTGGCTGGGTCACAGCAGCCTCGAGTATCTTGTTATTCGGTCCCAAGCCCAAGACATAAACAGATTCTATAGGAAACATGTGCGTCGATCCCCCttccccaaacacacacacacactcacaggCATACAGAAATGCCATGTAATCTAATCAAATGACAATCAGGAACGAGAATGTGTATGTGCTACCTGATTTCCAGAATATGGTTTCTGTATCTGTTTCTGACTCCGGATCTCCTCACTCCGCCCAAATCGTTCGACATTAACAAAAGATTCATGTGCAAATTGCTTGCCGAATGACATTACTTTGACAAGCCTTGACAGTCAAAAAGGGCGCACGATGAATAAACGTTTTTATTACATGCTCTTTAGCATGAATTCATATTACTAAAATACCCACATCTATATCAAGGGATAAGTGTTTGAGTTTAATTAAACTTCAAATCAAGGTTGATGTAATATTTGAATTCTTCTGAATTCCAGTCTTGTAGGATTCAATCGCATGGTAACAGCGTTTCTGAGAAAATCTGTTCATGTTGTTGTGTAGGCTAGTGTCAGTCTTCAATATTGTAGTTTGCCATACCTTGAGTATGAGTTTATTAAGATaccaagtaaataaatatgaaccGATAATTGATATCGTTTCTTTCAAGTACTcacactgataaaaaatgaactagtaaaaataaatatctgacaaataaacttttcaaatttgtatttaatatataaataaaatattaaatcataatatttaacacaatgcatattaaaatgcatggtaacatattaaaatatttaataactgtGGAAAGTATgcgatttaaaaaatagttcatttaaggaatatttgcattttatttaagctaaCAATGGTTTAAGCTAAAATTGCAAATGTTAACATCAATTTCGAGTATTCAAATGaaatatgtttacaaattgtaatatttttaaattttaaataactaaagaataaaaaagaatatcaaagcaaaaaaatatttgaagtgagtataaaatatttggatttactacgtttttttAGACCGCATTAGAAACGAGCGGTCCCCAATCGCTTGATTCTGAGCGGAGAACACAAATCAAAAGTGCTGGCAGTTTGTAATTTGGCTCACGTTTCGTGTAATTAAAACTTAAGGAAGGCCGCTGGATGAGTGGACCGGGATCGGGGCTCAACTGCAACGTGGTGTCGGCTGACTGTGGCAGACAAATCAAAAAGTTGCCCAAGATTTCCTCGTGGCTGCCACTCtcctttttttgtgtaatttttaatttcctttcgCCGTGGCGTAACCCGCACTGGAAAGTTTCCAGCCCAAGACATTGCCGCACATAAATCGGTCAGTACGGAGCCACCTGCTGATGGTGGAAATGCGCCAAGTGGCGGACGGATGAGCCGGCAAAGTTGCTAGATTAATTTGAATAGTTCTGGAATTCAATTTGTTaaccaccaacagcagcaaaaatCAGGGCACAAGCACCAGGTACTTACCCTCAATCGGTGACTTTAAATACCCACTATGTAGCTAGCCAAAGTCCATATATTGGATGTACTTCCAGAGGTACCAGGGGAGGTACAGAATACATTTACATCTTAATGACAATTTCTGATACAAATCTTCACCCTATAATTGGTTTAACATTGAAATAAGCCAGCACAAAAGTTCTATTCGGTTGCGGAGATGTATTCTAGCTACGTACACAGGGGTTTTCATgagaaaatttttgaaaatgttgtatatttatttgtatttgatatattttgtGCGCTGCAATTATTAAtgaattgcaaaaattttggttCCTTTTGACTCGTTCTTTTGGTAAAGGATGCCAGCATTGCATTTgttattctatttttttctatCATGCAATATTACAGAACTTAAAGTCTTCTCTGATTTATAAATCAGGTACGGatcagttaaataaataaatcggaTGCCCCGCCGCACCATTGAATTCCCTATTActgtttcattaaaattatttaatagagTTAAAAATCCAGGGCAAAAATCAATCAACTTTAAGAGAGAACAATCTCTTGCTCATGAAATATTGCTTtgtaacataaattaatttttgcaataaatgGTTTGTTCCTTtctattaaaacaaatgtaaagtAAACAAGTAAAATAGATTTAGatttaagc
Coding sequences within it:
- the LOC128264528 gene encoding uncharacterized protein LOC128264528 translates to MRMEMVLGMEGLSCLFACKMCAMKLALAVCLILTTVLLIGQGHANPVEVDVPAPDANDLATDFEEASEKSMRVVSIKVRHIQTDPALCEHTSPHHPHHPQCHSYCKHQGHWIGQCKKKTCQCFS